One genomic segment of Ricinus communis isolate WT05 ecotype wild-type chromosome 3, ASM1957865v1, whole genome shotgun sequence includes these proteins:
- the LOC8272511 gene encoding nuclear transcription factor Y subunit A-3 isoform X1 has product MAVRIQNLPKKNYGQVHFTFSCPSWWNSNEQQSPRFLSKNISFKVESTPQLNREAKHLGLQHLDQDSSSAQSVGQSHNEVGAVGGTSSEDQCISSESGEDESCGKNAEGRMKPVLLFSAPEISRNPSQTDNSRSMAHAPVPYADHYFGELFTPYGPKDIILPQMGSQILGMTAARVALPLDLADDGPIYVNAKQYHGILRRRQSRAKLEARNKLVKARKPYLHESRHLHALNRVRGSGGRFLSKNKVQQLDANATSSRQGVSDSILHLHSKNETSQLENCPYSRTLKSCTDVTSVSNGDAIYRQQDHWFSGTAVRFGGGMQTSGGHMYSGT; this is encoded by the exons ATGGCTGTCCGAATTCAGAACTTGcccaagaaaaattatggtCAAGTTCACTTTACTTTTAGTTGCCCGTCATGGTGGAATTCTAATGAACAGCAAAGTCCAAGATTTTTATCCAAGAATATAAGCTTTAAAGTGGAATCTACACCCCAACTAAATCGTGAAGCAAAGCATTTAGGTCTTCAACATTTGGACCAGGATTCATCTTCAGCACAATCAGTTGGTCAATCTCACAATGAAGTGGGGGCTGTGGGAGGGACCAGTTCAGAAGATCAATGCATTTCATCTGAATCTG GTGAAGATGAAAGTTGTGGGAAGAATGCAGAAGGCAGAATGAAGCCAGTTCTCTTGTTTAGTGCTCCTGAAATCTCACGTAATCCTTCACAAACTGACAATAGTCGTTCAATG GCTCATGCTCCAGTTCCCTATGCTGATCATTACTTTGGTGAATTGTTTACCCCATATGGACCAAAGGATATA ATTCTGCCCCAGATGGGTTCTCAGATTTTGGGGATGACAGCAGCACGAGTAGCACTGCCTCTTGATCTTGCTGATGATGGGCCCATTTATGTCAATGCAAAACAGTATCATGGAATTCTTAGGAGGAGGCAATCACGGGCCAAGCTAGAGGCTCGGAACAAACTTGTCAAAGCAAGAAAG CCATATCTTCATGAATCTCGGCATTTGCATGCGTTGAATAGGGTTAGGGGATCTGGTGGAAGGTTTCTCAGCAAAAACAAGGTCCAACAGCTTGATGCAAACGCCACCAGTAGCAGACAAGGCGTCTCAGATAGCATCCTCCACTTGCATAGCAAGAATGAGACTTCACAACTTGAAAATTGTCCGTACTCGAGAACTCTCAAATCCTGCACTGATGTCACTAGTGTCTCAAATGGCGACGCCATTTACAGGCAGCAAGATCACTGGTTCTCAGGCACGGCTGTCCGCTTCGGTGGAGGCATGCAAACCAGTGGGGGTCATATGTACAGTGGAACCTAG
- the LOC8272509 gene encoding phospholipid:diacylglycerol acyltransferase 1 (The RefSeq protein has 1 substitution compared to this genomic sequence): MSILRRRLRVQNSSQIEADNDEKEKEKRKRKKEIKKWRCVDNCCWFIGFICSMWWFLLFLYNAMPASFPQYVTEAITGPMPDPPGVKLRKEGLTVKHPVVFVPGIVTGGLELWEGHQCADGLFRKRLWGGTFGDLYKRPLCWVEHMSLDNETGLDPPGIRVRSVSGLVAADYFAAGYFVWAVLIANLARLGYEEKNMYMAAYDWRLSFQNTEIRDQSLSRIKSNIELMVATNGGNKVVVLPHSMGVPYFLHFMKWVEAPAPMGGGGGPDWCAKHIKAVINIGGPFLGVPKAISSLFSNEGRDIAAARAFAPGFLDKDVFGLQTFQHAMRLTRTWDSTMSMIPKGGETIWGGLDWSPEGVYNCGSNTPKNNNTQTAGQTGKGTSSFTEGVNYGRIISFGKDVAELHSSKIDRIDFRDAVKGNRVANNCDIWTEYQEMGIGGIKAVADYKVYTAGSVIDLLHFVAPKLMARGDAHFSHGIADNLDDPKYEHYKYWSNPLETRLPDAPEMELYSMYGIGIPTERAYIYKLTLTSECAIPFQIDTSVTGGSENSCLKDGTLNVNGDETVPVLSAGFMFAKGWRGKTRFNPSGIHTYIREYNHAPPANLLEGRGTQSGAHVDILGNFALIEDVLRIAAGARGEDLGGDRVYSDIFKWSEKINLPL; this comes from the exons ATGTCGATTTTGAGACGGAGATTAAGAGTGCAAAATTCTTCCCAAATTGAGGCCGACAACGATGAGAAAGAGAAGGAGAAgcgaaagagaaagaaagagatcaAGAAATGGAGGTGCGTGGACAATTGCTGTTGGTTTATAGGTTTTATATGTTCGATGTGGTggtttttactatttttatacaatGCAATGCCTGCTTCTTTTCCTCAATATGTGACGGAGGCGATAACGGGACCGATGCCGGACCCACCTGGCGTTAAATTAAGGAAGGAAGGGTTGACTGTCAAACATCCGGTGGTTTTTGTGCCTGGCATTGTTACAGGTGGACTTGAGTTATGGGAAGGACATCAGTGTGCTGATGGTTTGTTTAGAAAACGACTTTGGGGTGGTACATTTGGTGATCTCTACAAaag ACCACTATGCTGGGTTGAGCATATGTCTCTGGACAATGAAACAGGACTAGACCCTCCTGGCATTAGGGTCAGGGCTGTATCTGGACTTGTGGCAGCTGATTATTTTGCAGCAGGTTATTTTGTCTGGGCAGTTTTAATTGCTAATTTGGCTCGCCTTGGGTATGAGGAGAAAAACATGTATATGGCTGCATATGACTGGAGACTATCATTTCAGAACACTGAG ATTAGGGACCAAAGTTTGAGCAggataaaaagtaatatagaACTCATGGTGGCTACCAATGGCGGGAATAAGGTGGTTGTTCTTCCACATTCAATGGGTGTTCCATACTTTCTGCATTTCATGAAATGGGTAGAGGCACCAGCTCCAATGGGTGGTGGGGGTGGACCTGATTGGTGTGCCAAGCACATAAAAGCGGTGATCAATATTGGTGGACCATTTCTGGGTGTGCCAAAAGCAATCTCATCACTTTTCTCAAATGAAGGAAGGGATATTGCTGCAGCcag GGCTTTCGCGCCAGGATTTTTGGATAAGGATGTTTTTGGTCTTCAAACTTTTCAGCATGCAATGCGATTGACTCGGACATGGGATTCAACCATGTCCATGATACCAAAAGGTGGGGAAACAATCTGGGGTGGCCTTGATTGGTCGCCTGAAGGAGTCTACAACTGTGGTTCAAACACACCAAAGAACAATAATACCCAGACTGCAGGTCAAACTGGGAAAGGAACTTCAAGTTTCACAGAAGGTGTGAACTATGGGAGAATTATATCGTTTGGGAAAGATGTGGCTGAGCTTCATTCTTCCAAAATTGATAGGATAGATTTCAGG GATGCTGTTAAGGGTAATAGAGTTGCAAACAATTGTGACATCTGGACGGAGTACCAAGAAATGGGTATTGGAGGTATCAAAGCTGTTGCTGATTATAAAGTATACACAGCTGGATCAGTTATAGATCTGCTGCATTTTGTAGCTCCTAAGCTTATGGCACGTGGAGATGCTCATTTTTCACATGGGATTGCGGACAATTTGGACGATCCAAAATATGAGCACTACAAATATTGGTCAAACCCTTTGGAAACAAG ATTACCAGATGCTCCTGAGATGGAGTTATATTCTATGTATGGAATTGGAATACCGACTGAAAGAGCATATATTTACAAGCTAACTCTAACCAGTGAATGCGCTATTCCCTTTCAGATAGATACCTCAGTGACAGGTGGAAGCGAGAACTCTTGTCTAAAAGATGGAACTCTTAATGTTAATGGAGACGAGACAGTTCCTGTATTAAGTGCTGGTTTTATGTTTGCAAAGGGTTGGCGAGGGAAAACTAGATTCAACCCTTCAGGCATTCATACTTATATAAGGGAATATAATCACGCTCCACCTGCTAATCTTCTGGAGGGTCGAGGCACCCAGAGTGGTGCTCATGTTGATATCTTGGGGAATTTTGCATTAATAGAGGACGTTTTAAGGATAGCAGCTGGAGCTAGAGGAGAGGATTTGGGAGGAGACCGAGTTTATTCTGATATTTTCAAATGGTCTGAGAAGATCAACTTGCCGCTATAG
- the LOC8272512 gene encoding alpha/beta hydrolase domain-containing protein WAV2 — protein sequence MVSYVNALLYGVGGIVVAGMALLVAFQEKLVYVPVLPGLTKSYPITPARLRLIYEDVWLRSSDGVRLHAWFIKLFPECRGPTILFFQENAGNIAHRLEMVRIMIQRLHCNVFMLSYRGYGASDGYPSQHGITKDAQAALDHLSQRTDIDTSRIVVFGRSLGGAVGALLTKSNPDKVAGLILENTFTSILDMAGVLLPFLKWFIGSNHSKGPRILNFLVRSPWSTIDVIGEVKQPILFLSGLQDEMVPPPHMQLLYAKAAAHNKESIFVEFPTGMHMDTWLSGGDQYWRTIQQFLEKYLPENKENESYHDIKDFDGR from the exons atggTGTCGTACGTGAACGCGTTGCTGTACGGAGTGGGAGGCATAGTGGTCGCCGGAATGGCTTTGTTGGTGGCGTTTCAGGAGAAGTTAGTGTACGTACCGGTTTTACCCGGTCTCACCAAATCCTACCCGATTACTCCAGCCCGACTCCGCCTCATTTATGAGGATGTTTGGCTCAGATCCTCCGATGGTGTCCGCCTTCATGCTTGGTTCATTAAGCTTTTCCCTGAATGCCGCG GTCCAACCATCTTGTTTTTCCAGGAGAATGCAGGAA ATATTGCTCACCGTCTTGAAATGGTTCGCATAATGATACAAAGATTGCACTGCAATGTTTTCATGCTTTCATACCGAGG TTATGGAGCAAGTGATGGATACCCTTCTCAACATGGCATCACAAAGGATGCTCAG GCTGCATTGGATCATCTTTCTCAAAGGACTGACATTGACACATCTAGAATAGTTGTGTTTGGGAGATCATTGGGCGGTGCAGTTGGAGCTCTGCTAACCAAAAGCAATCCTGATAAG GTTGCTGGATTAATACTCGAAAATACTTTTACGTCTATTCTGGACATGGCTGGAGTTCTACTGCCCTTCTTAAAATGGTTTATTGGAAGTAATCATTCAAAAGGTCCAAGAATCCTTAACTTTCTTGTGCGTTCTCCGTGGAGCACCATTGACGTCATAGGGGAG GTTAAGCAACCAATCCTGTTTCTCTCGGGATTGCAGGATGAAATGGTTCCCCCACCCCATATGCAATTGCTTTATGCAAAGGCAGCTGCTCATAACAAGGAAAGCATCTTCGTCGAATTTCCTACTGGCATGCACATGGACACCTGGCTATCTGGCGGTGATCAGTATTGGAGAACTATTCAGCAGTTTCTTGAAAAGTATCTTCCTGAGAACAAGGAAAACGAGTCATACCATGATATCAAAG ATTTTGATGGGAGGTGA
- the LOC8272511 gene encoding nuclear transcription factor Y subunit A-3 isoform X2, which produces MAVRIQNLPKKNYGQVHFTFSCPSWWNSNEQQSPRFLSKNISFKVESTPQLNREAKHLGLQHLDQDSSSAQSVGQSHNEVGAVGGTSSEDQCISSESGEDESCGKNAEGRMKPVLLFSAPEISRNPSQTDNSRSMAHAPVPYADHYFGELFTPYGPKDIMGSQILGMTAARVALPLDLADDGPIYVNAKQYHGILRRRQSRAKLEARNKLVKARKPYLHESRHLHALNRVRGSGGRFLSKNKVQQLDANATSSRQGVSDSILHLHSKNETSQLENCPYSRTLKSCTDVTSVSNGDAIYRQQDHWFSGTAVRFGGGMQTSGGHMYSGT; this is translated from the exons ATGGCTGTCCGAATTCAGAACTTGcccaagaaaaattatggtCAAGTTCACTTTACTTTTAGTTGCCCGTCATGGTGGAATTCTAATGAACAGCAAAGTCCAAGATTTTTATCCAAGAATATAAGCTTTAAAGTGGAATCTACACCCCAACTAAATCGTGAAGCAAAGCATTTAGGTCTTCAACATTTGGACCAGGATTCATCTTCAGCACAATCAGTTGGTCAATCTCACAATGAAGTGGGGGCTGTGGGAGGGACCAGTTCAGAAGATCAATGCATTTCATCTGAATCTG GTGAAGATGAAAGTTGTGGGAAGAATGCAGAAGGCAGAATGAAGCCAGTTCTCTTGTTTAGTGCTCCTGAAATCTCACGTAATCCTTCACAAACTGACAATAGTCGTTCAATG GCTCATGCTCCAGTTCCCTATGCTGATCATTACTTTGGTGAATTGTTTACCCCATATGGACCAAAGGATATA ATGGGTTCTCAGATTTTGGGGATGACAGCAGCACGAGTAGCACTGCCTCTTGATCTTGCTGATGATGGGCCCATTTATGTCAATGCAAAACAGTATCATGGAATTCTTAGGAGGAGGCAATCACGGGCCAAGCTAGAGGCTCGGAACAAACTTGTCAAAGCAAGAAAG CCATATCTTCATGAATCTCGGCATTTGCATGCGTTGAATAGGGTTAGGGGATCTGGTGGAAGGTTTCTCAGCAAAAACAAGGTCCAACAGCTTGATGCAAACGCCACCAGTAGCAGACAAGGCGTCTCAGATAGCATCCTCCACTTGCATAGCAAGAATGAGACTTCACAACTTGAAAATTGTCCGTACTCGAGAACTCTCAAATCCTGCACTGATGTCACTAGTGTCTCAAATGGCGACGCCATTTACAGGCAGCAAGATCACTGGTTCTCAGGCACGGCTGTCCGCTTCGGTGGAGGCATGCAAACCAGTGGGGGTCATATGTACAGTGGAACCTAG